A stretch of bacterium DNA encodes these proteins:
- a CDS encoding MFS transporter: MEGVERAAPVRAAWRVLALATLQQAGLTSIRFGLPILAPFWRDALRLSLAQVGVLLGAFDLGALLLFIPLGVLADRWGEPAVLAGGAVFTAAVTAVAASAHQFWPLALLLAVAGLGYGSGQTAGNQVVSEVFTAAGRGTAMGVRQSGLPIGGLFAAMIVPTIATAWGWPTALVAVAIACAVPGVLCWVGLQGMARPGAAVPPVRALAALVWEILRTPGVWRMTWVAMLLVIGQFCYQDYLAFYMVDRFGWSKHVAAGLLIAVNLGGVFGRLAWGALSDRRYGGRRVPALVWCVGAGAVFPAALLVLPAPARLPEVAAVALVGGVLLLGWNGLYSTLITELAGRNLGATAMGVSMTVLYVATMLSPPLFGWLVDATSYTVGWVVLIGVMGFALLGARGIPEPGG; this comes from the coding sequence ATGGAGGGCGTCGAACGCGCCGCGCCTGTCCGCGCCGCCTGGCGCGTGCTCGCGTTGGCCACGCTGCAGCAGGCCGGGCTGACATCGATCCGGTTTGGGCTGCCCATTCTCGCGCCGTTTTGGCGCGACGCCCTGCGCCTGTCCCTGGCGCAGGTGGGCGTGCTCCTGGGAGCGTTCGACCTCGGCGCGCTGCTCTTGTTCATCCCGCTCGGCGTGCTCGCCGACCGGTGGGGCGAACCCGCCGTACTCGCCGGCGGCGCCGTGTTCACAGCCGCCGTGACGGCCGTGGCCGCGAGCGCGCACCAGTTCTGGCCGCTCGCCCTCCTGCTCGCGGTGGCGGGCCTCGGATACGGGAGCGGCCAGACCGCAGGGAATCAAGTCGTATCTGAGGTGTTCACCGCCGCCGGACGGGGAACCGCGATGGGGGTCCGCCAGTCCGGGCTGCCGATCGGAGGCCTGTTTGCCGCGATGATCGTGCCGACGATCGCGACCGCGTGGGGATGGCCGACCGCCTTGGTCGCCGTCGCGATCGCGTGCGCGGTCCCGGGCGTGCTCTGCTGGGTCGGCCTGCAGGGCATGGCCCGGCCGGGCGCCGCGGTCCCGCCCGTCCGCGCGCTCGCGGCTCTCGTGTGGGAGATCCTCCGCACGCCGGGCGTCTGGCGCATGACCTGGGTGGCGATGCTGCTCGTGATCGGCCAGTTCTGTTATCAGGACTACCTGGCGTTCTACATGGTGGACCGGTTTGGCTGGAGCAAGCACGTCGCGGCGGGGCTGTTGATCGCGGTGAATCTCGGTGGGGTGTTCGGCCGTCTGGCCTGGGGGGCGTTGTCCGACCGCCGCTACGGCGGGCGGCGCGTGCCGGCGCTTGTGTGGTGCGTGGGCGCAGGCGCGGTGTTCCCGGCGGCGCTGCTGGTGCTGCCTGCACCGGCGAGGCTGCCCGAGGTGGCGGCCGTCGCCTTGGTCGGCGGCGTGCTGCTGCTCGGGTGGAACGGTTTGTACAGCACGTTGATCACGGAGCTGGCCGGTCGTAACCTCGGCGCGACCGCGATGGGGGTCAGCATGACCGTGCTCTACGTCGCGACCATGCTCTCGCCGCCGCTGTTCGGCTGGCTCGTGGACGCGACGTCGTACACCGTCGGGTGGGTCGTGTTGATCGGCGTGATGGGGTTCGCCCTTCTCGGGGCGCGCGGCATCCCCGAACCCGGCGGCTAG
- a CDS encoding acyl-CoA dehydrogenase family protein, protein MPAVAERVDYFGVERLLSEDERLARDTIARLVDREVIPRIGRAWLAGEFPRDLIPALGALRVYGANLPAEYGCAGMNNVAYGLILQELERGDSGVRSFASVQGALVMYPIYEYGTEEQRRRWLPAMAAGEKIGCFGLTEPTAGSDPAAMQTRARRRAGGWVLTGTKMWITNGSMADVAVVWAKDEQDEIRGFLVDPTLPGFSVHDIHTKASMRASVTSELVLDNVEVPADAVLPKAVGLGAALRCLTQARYGIAWGAVGAAVACYEEALAYARGRVAFGRPIAAAQIIQERLVNMLTEITKAQLLVYHLGRLKDAGTMRYTQVSLAKRNNVRIALTIAREARSILGGYGITLEYHAMRHAANLETVDTYEGTYDVHTLILGRDITGFDAFGAST, encoded by the coding sequence ATGCCGGCGGTCGCCGAACGCGTGGACTACTTTGGGGTCGAGCGCCTGTTGAGCGAGGACGAGCGGCTGGCCCGCGACACGATCGCCCGACTCGTGGATCGGGAGGTGATCCCGCGGATCGGTCGGGCGTGGCTCGCCGGAGAGTTTCCACGGGATCTAATCCCCGCGCTCGGAGCGCTTCGCGTCTATGGGGCGAACCTCCCTGCGGAGTACGGCTGCGCCGGCATGAACAACGTCGCGTATGGGTTGATCCTCCAAGAGCTCGAGCGCGGCGACAGCGGCGTCCGTTCGTTCGCGTCCGTGCAGGGGGCGCTCGTGATGTACCCGATCTACGAGTACGGCACCGAGGAGCAGCGCCGGCGGTGGTTGCCCGCGATGGCGGCGGGCGAGAAGATCGGGTGTTTCGGCCTGACGGAGCCCACGGCCGGGAGCGATCCGGCGGCGATGCAGACACGGGCGCGCCGCCGGGCCGGCGGGTGGGTCCTGACCGGAACGAAGATGTGGATCACGAACGGGTCGATGGCCGATGTCGCGGTGGTGTGGGCCAAGGACGAACAGGACGAGATCCGCGGCTTCCTCGTGGATCCCACGCTCCCGGGGTTCAGCGTCCACGACATCCACACGAAGGCCTCGATGCGCGCGTCGGTCACGAGCGAGCTCGTGCTCGACAACGTCGAGGTCCCGGCGGACGCGGTCCTGCCGAAAGCCGTGGGCCTGGGCGCGGCCCTGCGCTGCCTGACGCAGGCGCGATACGGGATCGCGTGGGGCGCGGTGGGTGCGGCGGTGGCGTGCTACGAAGAAGCGCTCGCGTATGCACGGGGACGTGTGGCGTTCGGGCGGCCGATCGCGGCGGCCCAGATCATCCAGGAGCGCCTGGTGAACATGTTGACGGAGATTACGAAAGCCCAGTTGCTCGTGTACCACCTCGGCCGGCTCAAGGACGCCGGGACGATGCGGTACACGCAGGTGAGCCTGGCCAAGCGCAACAACGTGCGGATCGCGCTCACGATCGCGCGGGAGGCCCGGTCGATCCTTGGCGGGTACGGGATCACACTCGAGTACCACGCGATGCGCCACGCGGCCAATCTGGAGACGGTCGACACCTACGAGGGCACCTACGACGTGCACACTCTGATCCTGGGCCGCGACATCACCGGATTCGACGCGTTCGGCGCATCGACATGA
- the solA gene encoding N-methyl-L-tryptophan oxidase translates to MTPGDETARPYDEIVLGLGVMGSAAAWHLARRGRRVLAVDAHASGHRLGASHGHTRIIRKAYFEDPAYVPLLDRAYRLWDDLARETGETLLLPTGGLMLGPPEAPVIAGVLRSAREHDLPYEQLTAREVRRRFPAFTPDDGVAGLWEPQAGILFPERCVRALQQAAARAGAELRFEEPVRAWQADGSHATVETSRGRYEADTLVIAAGPWAPSVLARLGLPLEVFRQVACWFEPVSPEDAASLAPERCPLFIGVIDGVHLYGLPAAAGPGFKVAIHNTGDWSDPCTPETVRRDVTAEEVEAVRRLLRRLLPGLDGPLVAAETCLYTMTPDAHFVIDRSAVHPRLVYAAGFSGHGFKFGGVVGEILADLATAGRTAHPIGFLSADRFHEARRAPA, encoded by the coding sequence ATGACGCCAGGCGATGAGACGGCGCGGCCGTACGACGAGATCGTCCTCGGCCTCGGGGTGATGGGTAGTGCCGCGGCGTGGCACCTCGCCCGGCGCGGGCGCCGCGTCCTCGCCGTGGACGCGCACGCGTCCGGGCACCGGCTCGGCGCGTCGCACGGGCATACGCGGATCATCCGCAAGGCCTACTTTGAAGACCCCGCCTACGTACCGCTGCTTGACCGCGCGTACCGGTTGTGGGACGATCTGGCGCGCGAGACCGGCGAGACGCTGCTGCTGCCGACCGGCGGGCTGATGCTCGGGCCGCCGGAGGCGCCGGTGATCGCCGGGGTGCTGCGGAGCGCGCGCGAGCACGACCTGCCGTACGAGCAGCTCACGGCGCGCGAGGTGCGGCGTCGGTTCCCGGCGTTCACGCCCGACGACGGGGTGGCCGGGCTCTGGGAGCCGCAGGCGGGCATTCTCTTCCCCGAGCGATGCGTGCGCGCGCTGCAACAGGCCGCGGCCCGCGCTGGCGCAGAATTGCGTTTCGAGGAGCCCGTGCGCGCCTGGCAGGCGGACGGGTCGCACGCGACCGTGGAGACGTCACGCGGCCGCTACGAGGCCGACACGCTCGTGATCGCGGCGGGGCCGTGGGCGCCGTCCGTGCTCGCGCGCCTCGGGCTGCCGCTCGAGGTGTTCCGGCAGGTCGCCTGTTGGTTCGAGCCCGTGAGCCCGGAGGACGCCGCTTCGCTCGCGCCTGAACGGTGCCCGCTGTTCATCGGGGTGATCGACGGGGTGCATCTCTACGGCCTCCCGGCCGCGGCCGGACCAGGGTTCAAGGTGGCGATTCACAACACGGGTGACTGGAGCGATCCGTGCACGCCGGAGACGGTACGGCGCGACGTCACGGCCGAGGAAGTCGAAGCCGTCCGCCGGCTGCTGCGGCGCCTGCTGCCCGGCCTCGACGGGCCGCTCGTTGCGGCCGAGACGTGCCTCTATACCATGACCCCGGATGCTCACTTCGTCATCGATCGGAGCGCCGTCCACCCGCGGCTCGTGTACGCGGCGGGGTTCAGCGGCCACGGGTTCAAATTCGGCGGGGTCGTGGGCGAGATCTTGGCCGACCTCGCGACGGCCGGCCGCACGGCGCACCCCATCGGGTTTCTGTCGGCGGATCGGTTCCACGAGGCGCGCCGGGCGCCGGCATGA